From the genome of Sinanaerobacter sp. ZZT-01:
CACAAACTTATATGCCTGCGGGGATAGCAGGGATTCCGTTTAAGGAAATTGACAATCCGGTATTTGACGATAAAAATAACGTGATTGGATGCATAACGGTTGGAATTGGATTGGATCAGGAGCTAAAAGTTGTTGAAGTAGCAGAGCGCATTGATGAAGCCGTGAGCAATATAGGAGTGTCAGTAAATGATGTTGCATCCTCTTCTGATAACATTCGAAATAAAGAAAAAGAATTGAGAGATAATATTAATACAGTAAATGAGCTGGCGAAAGAAATCAGTAAGGTGTTGACTTTTACAAAGAAAATTGCAGATCAAACAAATTTATTAGGGCTGAATGCAGCCATTGAAGCTGCCAGAGCCGGCGAACATGGTGTAGGCTTTAGTGTCGTTGCGAATGAAATTCGCAAGATGTCCGCAGATTCCTTAGAAACGGCAAAGAATATTGAAGCGTTAATTAAGCAAATCAATGATGCAAATCGAATTACGTTGGAAAATTCGCAGGCTGCTTATGCAGCAACGGAAGGACAAGTTAACGAAACAGAGAAAGCAAAAGCGGAGATTAAGGACCTGAAAAACATTTCAGAAGAATTGAAAGCAATCTCAAAAGAAATATAAAAGTGTAATGAGTCATTCAGCAGTGATATTTCTTATACTATAAAAATAAAACCGATAAGTCTATTGAAAGATCAATAGACTTATCGGTTTTTTATGTGCTTTTTGTTCCGGCTACTTATGTTTAAAATAAAAATCATTCAAAGTAGTGGAAGAAATTGTCCTATATCAAAAATTGTTCCAGTGGTTCATTTTTATAATATTCTTTTACTGCTCTGTCGAAGTTTGCAGCGATATAGTTTTTATCTGCCCCATGTTCAAATAGCAAAATAAATATTCTTGACAAATCATATCTTAATTCTTCTGTCATCAGTCGACTGCTGCTTAATGTCTGTGTCGCATGGTTGTAAATAGGTAGAATTTGCCTTGCTTGGAGGCAGGCACGCCATAGACTGGAATTGCCAAAGGAATCTAAAGCATTTACATCTGCACCCAGCTCCGCAATTCTTTTTAAAATTTTGAATGAAAGATCCGCTTCTTCCTTTGTATGCATCACTTTTAAACCACCATGTAATTCAGAATTTACATTCCATCTGCTGCACATAATTGCTGCATTAATCGCATCGTGAATGACAGGTGTTCTCCACTCGTTGCAGCAAGAATCAGCTTCTATGAAGTTCACATCTGCACCTAAGTCTAAAAGTAATTCTGCAACAGTAAAGTTTCCGGTTTTTAAAGAGACCTGCAAAGGAGATTGACCATCATCTTTTTTAGGAGGTTGTTTCGCAGTACAAGCAATTAATTCTGACTTGCGTTCAAGAAGCTGCTTTACCGTTTCAAAATCATTTTTACGAATGGCGATAAATAATTTTTTCAATACGCTTCTCCTTTTTTCGAATAGAAAATATCTAACCGATTATAGAATTATATTTCCATTTAAAATTAAAAAAATCAGGTCACAATAGATGCAATCATGTATCTATTTTAGCCTGATAATTTGGTACGCCCGGCAGGGGTCGAACCTGTGGCCTTCAGAGTCGGAGTCTGACGCTCTATCCAGCTGAGCTACGGGCGCATATTGCATTAATATAATAACAGAATCCTTTTAATGAGTCAAATTTCATTTTTACAAAAAGGTATATCAATAAATAGTATGTTGAAAATTTAAGGTAAGTTTTCCTAGGTATGCTAAATTTAAATCTATAAAAAAGATATATTATTCTGAAAAATCAACATAAAATAGAGAATAAGTAAGTATGATAAAATATTACAGCATTCTACTTTATACTGTCGTCTTACTCTTTTTCTTTTTTGCGATTCATGCTATGATAATAATGCATGACTATTTGATTTATAATAAAGTATTAGAAATAAAAAAGAATAGACGTCAGATTAGGAAAAAGAAAGAGGAAAAAAGAAAAAACATGGAACAGTCAAAGTTAGAAAAACTGAATACACTGTATGAGAAGCTGGCCGATACCATTGCAGAAGAACAAATTGATCGCTTGGAAGGGAAAGGATATGCAGTAGGAAAGCACTATGCAAATTGTGAGAAAAAACTTATGGTCGTAGGAAAGACTTTTTCATTTGAGGATACCGAATTTTGGGGACCGCTTCAGCATATTACAGAACACTTTTTAGGACAACATAGTCCGGAGTGGATGGAGCATGTAGCTTGGAGCAGCTTATATAAATTAATTCCGAGGGATGGATCGAAGCTGTCTCAAGAGCTGATGGAACAGCAAAAAGAATTATGTAAAGAAATTATCTGTGCGGAGTTGGAGCTGCTTGATCCGACACATGTTCTGTTCTTAACTGGCTGGACAGGGATATGGGATTTTGATCTTCCAATTGCATCTCTTCTTAAAGGGGAGACACTGGAAGGAGTTGGGCAGACCGAATCAGGCGCATTGCTTATGGTGACTCGTTCCAATGTACGTCAACTTGAAGGCAAATTTGTTCACGATATTATGGATTGTATCAAGAGTTACGAAAAGTAGGTCATAACTTTCGTTTGTTTTTCGCCGTTTCTTTTATTGAAGATAGAAGGAAGAAGCTAGATAGAAAGGAATGTGAGTATAATGGAGCGGCTATTTCATCCGTGGAAGCCGGTTTATGATGAAAATTCAAGAATATTGATATTAGGAAGCTTCCCTTCTCCAAAATCCAGAGAAAATAATTTTTATTACGGACATCCACAAAATATTTTTTGGAAGACAGTGGCAAAAGTATTAAATGAGGAAGAACCATTACCGACACCGGAAGAACGCAGGAAATTTCTGTTGAACAGTCGCATTGCAGTATGGGATGTATTGGAAAGTTGTGAAATAATAGGGGCAAGGGATGATAGCATTCAAAATCCGACAGCAAATGATTTCAGTGAAATATTTCATCATGCATCGATACAAAAAGTATTTACAACAGGGAAAAAGGGAAGTCAGCTTTATGAGAGACTATGCTATCCGGTGAATGGCATCAAGGCAGAATATCTGCCTTCAACAAGCCCTGCAAATCGTGCACTGCAAGCCAAACCGGAGTTTTTGGAGAAATGGGAGTGTATTAAGCAGTACTTATAAGATACGGGATAAGACAATCATAGCTTGTCTTTGGGAACAGAGGATAAATAAGGGAAAACAAAATATATGAGAAATCAAGTAATTTTAGTCAATCAAAACAATGATCCAATCGGTATGGCTTCAAAGGAGGATGCACATAGTAAACCACTTCTGCACCGGGCCTTTTCTGTGTTTTTATACCATGGTGATAGAATGCTGATTCAGCGCAGAGCGTTTGATAAGTATCATTCAGGAGGACTTTGGGCGAATACCTGCTGTTCCCATCCGAGAGAGGATGAGACGGTCTTGGAAGCTGCTAAGAGCCGCCTGAAAGAAGAAGCAGGCATTTCCTGTGAGCTGTTTCCTCTTTTTGAATTTGTGTATTGTCATCAATTTGAGGAAAACTTATACGAACATGAATATGATCATGTCTTTATTGGTGACTACAATGGAGAATATCATCCGAATCCAGAGGAAATTTCAGAAATGAAATGGGTTACTTTCCAAACATTACAAGAAGAATTGTCAAAAGAACCCGGCAAATTTGCACCTTGGTTTTTATTGGCTGCACCGAAAGTGTTGAGTGAAATACAAAGGAGAATGAAATTACAATGAAATGCAGGCAGTATTTTTATCGAACGCTTCTATGCCTTTTTTCATTTGTTTTTATAGTGAGTAGTGCAGCAATGTCGGTAAGCTATGCTGCAGAAGCAAACTCATCAAGAGGAAACACAAAATATGAAAGATTGATTGCACATGGCGGCGGATCTATACAAGGCTATTATACAACGAATTCTATGGAGGCCGTTGAGAAGGCCATTGAATATGGATTTCGCTTGATTGAGCTGGATTTAGGCATCACGAAGGATCAAGAAATAGTTATGCTTCATGATTGGGATTATACGAGTAAGGATATGTTAGGTCTTGCATCGAATAGCAAACTGACTTTAGATCAATTTGAGCAGACGAAAATTTTTGAAAAATTTGAGCCGATGACATTTGAAAAGCTTGCAGCTTTATTGCAAGATTATCCGGAAGTGCGTATCATTACCGATACGAAGGAAGATAATATTAAACTTCTCACGCTAATCGCGAAGAAATATCCGAAATGCAAGGAACAAATCATACCGCAAATTTACAGCTTTGATGAATGGAATGCAGTAAAAGGATTGGGTTATAAGCAGATTATTCTTACACTTTACAAAATGCAAAGCTTAAGTGCCGATAAAATTATTCGTTTTGTAAAAAGTAATAGAATCTATGCGGTGACGATGAGCGAAGAACTCCGTAACAAAGGAATTGCAAAAAAATTACAGAGTTATGGAATCGTAGTATATATGCATACAATCAATGATGTGGAAGAAATGCAGGATGCCAAATCGAAAGGTGCGTATGGTATTTATACAGACGATCTCATTCCATCTGATTGGAACAGTATGCAGTCCGGTGGCTATTACTTTGTAAAAACGGGTTCCGGAAATACCGGTAAGCGTCTTGATTATGAATTTTTTGAAAATGAAATTTTCCTAAAAGTAAAAGGTAACAATTCACGTCATGGAGATAAGGTTCAGTTTAGCAGTGGAGATCAAAGCTTAGGTGAAGCGGCGGTAGGCACAGAGTTTCACCTTGATAAAGATTTGTTGTCTTCAGGGAAACACCAATTAACTGCAACGGTAGTTGACTCTATGTCAAGAAAGATTGCAAAGCTGACTTATTACATATGGATCGATAAAGGTCCTTGCCAGATCACAAATGAAGTAAATGAATATCTACTAGATAATTGGGGGCTAGTTCCGGACTTTGAAGCAATTCTTGAAGAAGAAGACTCTGAAATTCAAGAGATTCTGAAAGGATCCATTTTATCGAGGAGTGGACAAAGCTTGTACTACATAAATGGTAAACCGAACTTTTACAGCAATGGAAAACGGTTGGAAAAGGCTTATACAGATGCTTATGGAAATACGATGGTGCATTTGGGGACTATTGGCATAAAGCTAGGAGCTGCTTCGGTCTACATGGATAATACAAAAATGATGCGGATTACAGATAAAGGTAAACTGTATACGAGTAAAGTGGGAAGCAATGCATTGGATGTAGGAAGCTCTCAGAGAATTTTGAATCAGAAAACTGTTTTGATTCAAGGCCGGGTTTATGCGGCTGGGGAATTATACCAAGAAATTTTTCATCGGAATTTTTTGGATGAAAATGGTATTTTGATCTTACTGCCAGAAGATAAGACTTTGAAAAAAGAAGAACAGCAGAAGCTGCTGAATGCAGCAAAAAAATTATTTGAACAGGAGTAGAAAAATGGAATATTCTTATAAAACTTGTGGAACGTGTTCCAAGCTCATTGAATTTTCGTTGGAAGATGGCCTTGTTAAAAATGTAAGGTTTACAGGAGGGTGTGACGGGAATTTAAAAGCAATCGGAAAATTGGTAGAAGGAATGAAGGCAGAGGAAGTTATCAAGTCCTGCAAGGGAATCTCGTGCGGCGGCCGCCCTACTTCGTGCAGCGATCAGCTTGCAACTGCTTTATATCAAATTTTGGCGGAACAATCGGAAGAATAAAAGTATTGTAAAGGAATGATATAGAGGAAAACATAAATTGGAATAAATTAGATAGAAAATTAAAAATATGAAGTTTATTTGACAAAATGCTCGTTACTTTTTCATATAAAGGAGGTATAATGAATACCTGCTAAAAAGAGTGATGGGAGGTTATTTTTCATGAGAAATGAAAAAGAACGTGATTTTCTTTTTGATAATATAAAGGGTTTGTTAATCCTTTGTGTGGTTTATGCACATTTTTTACGAGCAACAACTTTTGACCTTGGAACATGGGGAAGTGCTATTTATTCCACTTTTTTCTGTTTTATTATGCAAACGTTTTTGTTTATATCCGGATACTTTTCGAAAAAGACAGAAAAATGTAAAGAAACTGCAATTGAAAACTTTTTATTTCCCTATTTAATTTTGACTGTCATTATGTATATTGTGAGAGTATTGTTTTTTGGATGGGAGAACTCTAAGCTCCACTTCATAGAACCTTCTATGGCTTTGTGGTACCTGTTAGTATTATTTTTTTACCGTTATTTTATAAAGGATGTCAAAAAACTTACGCATTTACTGCCATTGAGCATACTGTTATCTTTACTTTCCGGTTTTGTACCGTTTTTGAATGAAAATTTGAGTTTAGGGCGGGTATTTGGATTTTTACCTTTTTTTATCAGCGGTTACCTTTGTACACCAGAACATATAAAAAGAATACGTCAGATTCCAAAAGTGGCGATTGCGCCTCTGCTCTTGATTCTTCCTGTACTCGGAGGCATAATTGCTTACACCGGGATCGGATGGAACTCTATCTTGTTTAAAAGGCCTTACATAGACGAAGGGCTCACTGCGATGCAGGGTATATTGGAGCGAAGTGGATTGATGTTGATTGCATTTGCATGGATTGTTGTTTTTATTGCAATGTTGCCTCGTGCAAAGACGATCTTAAGTGTAGCAGGGCGAGGAACGATAACGGTTTTTGTTCTGCATGTTATTGTTCGTTATGGAATAAAAGCAACACAAGTTTTCGGTCAACAGAATGTTTATTCATACTTTTGCTTGTTTTTATGTGCAGTTTTTGTCACTTGGATCTTTTCCAGACCGTTGATTGTACAGCTCTATCAACGAAGCTTGTGTTTATTGTATAATGAGATTTTATGGATTTGCGATAAAGTCGTGAATTCTTCAAGAAGGCTTGTTTTGCCTCGTGGGTTTAACCATTGATAGGAGAAGGAACATGACGATAACCTTAAATGAATTTTTGCACCAATTAATGAATCAGCCACTGCTTTTTGTTACAGTTCTCTTGAACTTGGGCGCAATTATGCTAAATGGATGGACGGATGCCCCAAATGCAATTGCAACCTGTGTTTCTACCCACTCTATCAAACCACGTGCAGCCATTGCTATGGCCGCTGTCTTTAATTTTCTCGGTGTTTTATTCATGACGATGGTGAATGCGACTGTAGCAGAAACCATCTATAATATGGTCGAGTTTGGCGGCAATGCCGGAGATGCGACTGTTGCTTTATGCGCGGCATTGTTTGCCATTATTGTTTGGGCGGTAGCTGCTTGGTTTTTTGGTATTCCCACCAGTGAAAGTCATGCATTGATTGCAGGAATTTCCGGTGCTGCGATCGCTTTGCAGAAAGGTATGGGCGGCATTCATATTTCAGAATGGATGAAGGTTATTTATGGATTGCTTTTATCTACGATACTGGGGTTTGTTTTAGGATGGGTTGTAGTAAAACTAGTGGAATTTTTATTCCGAAGTATGGATCGAAGGAAGGCATTTTCATTTTTTCAGAAAGCACAGGTGGCAGGCGGAGCCGGTATGGCGTTTATGCACGGCGCACAGGACGGGCAGAAATTCATGGGCGTTTTTATGCTGGGCATTTTTTTATCTAAGGGAGTCGGAACAGCAGAATATTTTGTAATTCCAATCTGGATGATGATTTTATGTTCACTCACCATGGCATTTGGAACTTCTATTGGCGGATATCGGATTATTAAGTCTGTTGGTATGGACATGGTTCGATTAGATAAACACCAAGGTTTTTCTGCTGATTTAGCTGCGGTAAGCTGTCTGTTCCTTTCTTCTTTAGCAGGACTTCCGGTTAGCACAACACACACGAAAACAACGGCAATCATGGGAGTTGGTGCAGCGAAACGATTGACCAGCGTTAATTGGAGACTGGTTCAGGAAATGGTACTGACTTGGGTATTGACATTTCCATGCTGTGGACTGATTGGGTATTTGATGGCATATTTATTCATGCACCTGTTATAATACATGAGGAGGGAGATCGTTATGGCACGAAAACGAGATGAAGATTATTTTGAACGCTTTGTTACATTAGTAAAATATTCATGTGAAGCGGCGGACCTACTGAAAGAAATTGTTGATAACTACCAATCGGCGGATTTGAAGATTAAAATGAAAGATATGCATGTGATTGAGCATCAGGCCGATATAGAAAAACATCTAATGATGCAAAAACTTGCAAAGGAATTTATTACGCCGATCGAGAGAGAAGACATCATGGAAATGGCTCATCAAATCGACAACGTAACAGATGCGATTGAAGATGTTGTCATGCGAATCTATATGTTTGATATTCAAGAAGTTAGACCGGAAACACTGGAGCTATGTAAGGTTATTTGCAAACTTTGTGAGGTCCTAAAAACTGCTTTGGCTGAGTTTTCCAATTTTCGTAAGTCAAAGACACTTCACTCTTTGATTATTGAAATCAATCGTTTGGAGGAGGATGGAGACCGCATTTACATGGAAGCCATGCGTAACCTTTATGTTTCTTCAAAGGATCCTATAGAAATGATTCGCTGGACCAAAACGTTTGACTGTTTAGAAAAATGCTGCGATGTGTGTGAAAATGTTGCAGATGTAATTGAAAGTGTTATTATGAAAAATTCCTAATCATAGAAAGGAAAGGATACATGGAAGAATTAAGAGAGAATGGGCGTGCTGTAAATGAATTGCGAGTTGTAAAGATACATAATCATTATCTGCTGCACCCTGCGGGATCGGTACTGATTGAGATGGGAAAGACTAAGGTCATCTGTACAGCATCTGTGGAAGAAAAAACGGCAAAGCATTTAAAAGGGACCGGACAAGGATGGATCAGTGCAGAATACAGCATGCTTCCGGGAGCGACGCAGACCCGTAAACAAAGGGATTCTTCAAGAGGAAAAATTGATGGGAGAAGTCAGGAAATTCAACGTCTAATCGGGCGTTCTCTTCGTTCAGTAGTCGATATGACTAAACTGGGCGAAAGAACGATTTGGCTGGATTGTGATGTTATACAGGCGGATGGAGGAACGAGGACTGCATCTATTACCGGTGCATTTGTTGCGATGATAGAAGCAATGAAGCGTTTAAAAGAAGCAGGTGCGATACAGGAAATTCCGGTTAAAGCACTCGTTTCTGCTGTGAGTGTCGGTATTATTGATGGTGAAATTATGCTGGATCTATGCTATAAGGAAGATTCCAAAGCCCAGGTGGATATGAATGTGGTTATGACTGACCGGGGAGAATTTATTGAAATTCAGGGTACGGGAGAAGAAGCTCCGTTTACAGCATTGCAATTGCAGGAGTTGATTGCGTATGCTGCAAAAGGATGCGGCGACCTTCATCAGCTTCAGAGTCAAATTTTAGGAGAGGTAAAATTTTAAGAAACCAAAGGAGAAAATACGAATGAGGATAGTAGCTGCGACACAAAATAAGCATAAAATTGAAGAAATGAGTGCTATTACGAAAAAGTTTGGAATGCATATGGTATCCCGTTCAGAAGCGGGTGTACCTGATTTTGAAATTGAAGAAGATGGGCAGACCTTCGAAGAAAATTCAGAAAAAAAAGCACGTGAGATTATGAAGGCCTGCAATGAGATTACCATTGCAGATGATTCCGGTTTAATGGTAGATGCTTTAGACGGTGCTCCGGGGGTGTATTCTGCTCGTTTTGCAGGAAAAGACAGCAATGATGAGAAAAACAATGAAAAGCTTCTGGAACTGTTAAAGGATGTACCTATAGAGAAACGAAGTGCAAAATTTGTTTCAGTGATTACAATGGTATATCCAAACGGAGAAAAAATTGTTGCCAGAGGAGAATGTAAGGGGCATATTCTATATGAAGCAGCAGGAAGCAATGGCTTTGGATATGATCCGCTTTTTATGCCGGATGGATATGATAAGACATTTGGAGAGCTTTCCGCAGAAGAAAAAAATAAAATCAGCCATCGCTCCATTGCACTTCAAACCCTGAGGGAGCAGCTGAATAAAAAAATAGTATAAAAAGGGGATGCTATGACGAAAAGAAGATTGCTGGATATGACTTTACGTATTATAAGAAGGATGCGTGACCCATATTATCAGGGATTGTCTGCAGAACTTGCATTTTATTTTATTATGTCAATCGTGCCGATTGTCATATTACTGGGAGAACTTTTAAATGTATTTTCCTTATCTTTGAGTGCAATTCGAGAACTGGTTTTGGAATACGTCAATGTTGAGATGACAGGGGAAGTATTAAAATATCTCAATCAGACTACACCGGGTAGCTTTAGTATCATCTTTGTAGCCTTTGCTCTTTGGGCTGCATCAAAAGCACAGTTTTCCATGGTATTAATTTCAAATTATGCTTATACCGGAAAAACCTTAAAGTATGGATATGTGAAAGAGCGTTTGCGAGCAATAAAAAATATTATTCTAACGATGTTCATGCTGGTATTCAGTTTGGTCATTTTGGTTTACGGAGAAGGCATACTGACAATTGCCGCCCTTTATGTAGAAAAATTTTTGCATCTGCCTTTTAATGTCAATAATGTCTGGTATATTTTAAGATGGATTCTTGCAGTTGCTGTTTACTTTTTAACAGTCAGCTATAATTACTATTCATTACCTGCAGTGAGGATGCCATATAAGCGCTTTTTACCAGGAAGCTTTGTTGCCTCTTTAGGAATGTTAATTGCCACTTATATATATTCCTATTACACGACAGTCTTTGCGAATTTTGATTTGCTTTATGGAAGTTTAGCATCCATTGTGGCTTTACTATTTTGGTTCTATATTTTGGGTAGTGTTTTAGTCCTTGGCATATTGGTTAATGTCGTATGGGATGAAACAGCATAGGGAAAATTTTATTAAAAAGTACATGACTCTCTTTTGCAAACTGTGTTTTGCGTTGCCATAGGAGGGGGAACATTAAATTATTTTAAGAGACAAGTAAATAAGGGAGAAAAAGATGAAAAAAGGTAAAAAAATTCTTGCAAGTCTATTAGTGCTTTCTTTCATGCTTGGTTTATTTTTCGTACCGAGTCGTGCAATAAGGAGTAATGCACAAACTTATTCCGAAAACTTTCGGGGGATATGGGTCGCAAATGTCTTCAGTTTACATTACCCGTCAAAAATGACAAGAGATGAAAATTCTTTGAAAGCAGATGCTGTTGCTATTTTAGACAATGCAAAAGAGATGGGATTCAATGCCGTTATTTTGCAGGTGAGATCTTGCAGCGATGCTCTGTACTCGTCGGATTTATATCCTTGGTCAAAATATTTGACTGGAAAAGAAGGACTTGCTCCTGATAATAGATTTGATCCGCTTCAGTTTTTTGTAGAGGAAGCCCATAAGAGAGGCCTGGAACTTCACGCATGGATCAATCCGTACCGAATTACAGCAAAGGCGGAGGATAAAGCAACTTTAACAGAGCAGAATCCGGCTGTTCAACATCCGGAATGGACGGTAACGCATACAGATGGAAAGATGTATTGGAATCCGGGAGAACCGCGCGTTAGAGATTACATACTTAAAGGTGTCGATGAAATCTTAGACAATTATGATGTGGACGGCATTCAGATCGACGATTATTTTTATCCCGGCAGTACATTTGCTGACAGAAGCACATTTGAAAAATATGGAAGCGGATTTTCTTCCATCGAAGATTGGAGAAGAGATAATATAGATCAGCTGGTCAAGGGGATTTATGATACTGTGCACGCAAAGAGTGCAGATTTAGTATTTGGAGTCAGCCCGATGGGAATTTGGGCGAACAAAGGGACAATTGCAAGCGGAAGTGACACTAGGGGATCGGAATCGTACAATAAAAATTATGCCGATTCAAGAGGATGGGTAAAAAAAGGATATGTCGATTATATTATTCCGCAAATCTATTGGAATATTGGATTTGAAATCGCAGATTATGAAAAGCTTCTGAATTGGTGGTGTGATGTGGTGGACGGAACCGACGTGGACCTTTACATTGGACAAGCTGCTTATCGAACCGGAAACAGCGACAGCAGCAGCCCGTGGTATGGCGTAAGTGAGATTGAGCGTCAGGTGAATTTGAATCGGACAAAGAGTCAAGTAAAGGGATATTGCATGTATGCATATTCTAGCTTTAAAGCAAATGCTGATCTGACGGCATTGATAAAACGATTGAATAAAGTACCGCTTTCCGGTGGCACTGTAGAGGAGCCATCATCAGGCAATGAAGTCCCACCGATGACTCCCAATGACAGCAAATGTGCATTCATTGATTTAGAGGGACACTGGTCGAAGCCGTATGTGGAATTGATGGCACAGAAAGGTATTATCAAAGGAG
Proteins encoded in this window:
- a CDS encoding glycerophosphodiester phosphodiesterase family protein; translation: MKCRQYFYRTLLCLFSFVFIVSSAAMSVSYAAEANSSRGNTKYERLIAHGGGSIQGYYTTNSMEAVEKAIEYGFRLIELDLGITKDQEIVMLHDWDYTSKDMLGLASNSKLTLDQFEQTKIFEKFEPMTFEKLAALLQDYPEVRIITDTKEDNIKLLTLIAKKYPKCKEQIIPQIYSFDEWNAVKGLGYKQIILTLYKMQSLSADKIIRFVKSNRIYAVTMSEELRNKGIAKKLQSYGIVVYMHTINDVEEMQDAKSKGAYGIYTDDLIPSDWNSMQSGGYYFVKTGSGNTGKRLDYEFFENEIFLKVKGNNSRHGDKVQFSSGDQSLGEAAVGTEFHLDKDLLSSGKHQLTATVVDSMSRKIAKLTYYIWIDKGPCQITNEVNEYLLDNWGLVPDFEAILEEEDSEIQEILKGSILSRSGQSLYYINGKPNFYSNGKRLEKAYTDAYGNTMVHLGTIGIKLGAASVYMDNTKMMRITDKGKLYTSKVGSNALDVGSSQRILNQKTVLIQGRVYAAGELYQEIFHRNFLDENGILILLPEDKTLKKEEQQKLLNAAKKLFEQE
- a CDS encoding DUF47 domain-containing protein; the encoded protein is MARKRDEDYFERFVTLVKYSCEAADLLKEIVDNYQSADLKIKMKDMHVIEHQADIEKHLMMQKLAKEFITPIEREDIMEMAHQIDNVTDAIEDVVMRIYMFDIQEVRPETLELCKVICKLCEVLKTALAEFSNFRKSKTLHSLIIEINRLEEDGDRIYMEAMRNLYVSSKDPIEMIRWTKTFDCLEKCCDVCENVADVIESVIMKNS
- a CDS encoding inorganic phosphate transporter → MTITLNEFLHQLMNQPLLFVTVLLNLGAIMLNGWTDAPNAIATCVSTHSIKPRAAIAMAAVFNFLGVLFMTMVNATVAETIYNMVEFGGNAGDATVALCAALFAIIVWAVAAWFFGIPTSESHALIAGISGAAIALQKGMGGIHISEWMKVIYGLLLSTILGFVLGWVVVKLVEFLFRSMDRRKAFSFFQKAQVAGGAGMAFMHGAQDGQKFMGVFMLGIFLSKGVGTAEYFVIPIWMMILCSLTMAFGTSIGGYRIIKSVGMDMVRLDKHQGFSADLAAVSCLFLSSLAGLPVSTTHTKTTAIMGVGAAKRLTSVNWRLVQEMVLTWVLTFPCCGLIGYLMAYLFMHLL
- the rph gene encoding ribonuclease PH, translated to MEELRENGRAVNELRVVKIHNHYLLHPAGSVLIEMGKTKVICTASVEEKTAKHLKGTGQGWISAEYSMLPGATQTRKQRDSSRGKIDGRSQEIQRLIGRSLRSVVDMTKLGERTIWLDCDVIQADGGTRTASITGAFVAMIEAMKRLKEAGAIQEIPVKALVSAVSVGIIDGEIMLDLCYKEDSKAQVDMNVVMTDRGEFIEIQGTGEEAPFTALQLQELIAYAAKGCGDLHQLQSQILGEVKF
- a CDS encoding ankyrin repeat domain-containing protein; the encoded protein is MKKLFIAIRKNDFETVKQLLERKSELIACTAKQPPKKDDGQSPLQVSLKTGNFTVAELLLDLGADVNFIEADSCCNEWRTPVIHDAINAAIMCSRWNVNSELHGGLKVMHTKEEADLSFKILKRIAELGADVNALDSFGNSSLWRACLQARQILPIYNHATQTLSSSRLMTEELRYDLSRIFILLFEHGADKNYIAANFDRAVKEYYKNEPLEQFLI
- a CDS encoding methyl-accepting chemotaxis protein — translated: MLKGNDLLNQLLAVGPYFKNIFGKDLVVWISDTKNILGYFPGDRFDVGSDGVLTKDDPMYLAMKNRKAAQTYMPAGIAGIPFKEIDNPVFDDKNNVIGCITVGIGLDQELKVVEVAERIDEAVSNIGVSVNDVASSSDNIRNKEKELRDNINTVNELAKEISKVLTFTKKIADQTNLLGLNAAIEAARAGEHGVGFSVVANEIRKMSADSLETAKNIEALIKQINDANRITLENSQAAYAATEGQVNETEKAKAEIKDLKNISEELKAISKEI
- a CDS encoding acyltransferase family protein yields the protein MRNEKERDFLFDNIKGLLILCVVYAHFLRATTFDLGTWGSAIYSTFFCFIMQTFLFISGYFSKKTEKCKETAIENFLFPYLILTVIMYIVRVLFFGWENSKLHFIEPSMALWYLLVLFFYRYFIKDVKKLTHLLPLSILLSLLSGFVPFLNENLSLGRVFGFLPFFISGYLCTPEHIKRIRQIPKVAIAPLLLILPVLGGIIAYTGIGWNSILFKRPYIDEGLTAMQGILERSGLMLIAFAWIVVFIAMLPRAKTILSVAGRGTITVFVLHVIVRYGIKATQVFGQQNVYSYFCLFLCAVFVTWIFSRPLIVQLYQRSLCLLYNEILWICDKVVNSSRRLVLPRGFNH
- the idi gene encoding isopentenyl-diphosphate Delta-isomerase; protein product: MRNQVILVNQNNDPIGMASKEDAHSKPLLHRAFSVFLYHGDRMLIQRRAFDKYHSGGLWANTCCSHPREDETVLEAAKSRLKEEAGISCELFPLFEFVYCHQFEENLYEHEYDHVFIGDYNGEYHPNPEEISEMKWVTFQTLQEELSKEPGKFAPWFLLAAPKVLSEIQRRMKLQ
- a CDS encoding DNA-deoxyinosine glycosylase — protein: MERLFHPWKPVYDENSRILILGSFPSPKSRENNFYYGHPQNIFWKTVAKVLNEEEPLPTPEERRKFLLNSRIAVWDVLESCEIIGARDDSIQNPTANDFSEIFHHASIQKVFTTGKKGSQLYERLCYPVNGIKAEYLPSTSPANRALQAKPEFLEKWECIKQYL
- a CDS encoding XTP/dITP diphosphatase translates to MRIVAATQNKHKIEEMSAITKKFGMHMVSRSEAGVPDFEIEEDGQTFEENSEKKAREIMKACNEITIADDSGLMVDALDGAPGVYSARFAGKDSNDEKNNEKLLELLKDVPIEKRSAKFVSVITMVYPNGEKIVARGECKGHILYEAAGSNGFGYDPLFMPDGYDKTFGELSAEEKNKISHRSIALQTLREQLNKKIV
- a CDS encoding TIGR03905 family TSCPD domain-containing protein gives rise to the protein MEYSYKTCGTCSKLIEFSLEDGLVKNVRFTGGCDGNLKAIGKLVEGMKAEEVIKSCKGISCGGRPTSCSDQLATALYQILAEQSEE